The following coding sequences are from one Myxococcales bacterium window:
- a CDS encoding metalloregulator ArsR/SmtB family transcription factor codes for MKRVSTSRCEPVDDDGPDLRPVEGDEADGQLAALAWALAHPARVRILRLLARRNTCICGEIVDELDLAQSTVSQHLKIMKEVGLIEGEVDGPRVCYCLSPRVLRRFKALVGSL; via the coding sequence ATGAAACGTGTGAGCACGAGCCGCTGTGAGCCTGTCGACGACGACGGCCCGGATCTGCGCCCCGTCGAGGGGGACGAGGCGGACGGACAGTTGGCGGCGCTCGCATGGGCGCTGGCCCACCCCGCGCGGGTACGCATCTTGCGCCTCCTGGCACGCCGAAACACGTGCATCTGTGGGGAGATCGTCGACGAGCTCGACCTCGCACAGTCCACCGTGTCGCAGCACCTCAAGATCATGAAAGAGGTGGGCCTGATAGAGGGCGAGGTCGACGGCCCCCGGGTGTGTTACTGCCTGAGCCCGCGCGTTCTGCGTCGGTTCAAGGCGCTCGTGGGCAGCTTGTGA
- a CDS encoding PAS domain S-box protein, whose product MAPLLAPSVAAACGGAVTCARGSMTEAAAKEVRLVVGVGASAGGLEAFKRLLFGVPSDAGMTFLLVQHLDPRRESLLAELLTPCTAMRVKQAEADEALEANTVYVIPPDASMAVRDGKIELSPPVIHRGARLAVDHLFRSLAREYGPRAVGIVLSGAGSDGSAGLRDLKAAGGMVLVQDPVTAAQPGMPQSAIATGAVDLVSPIEGMPVALQRFDELPELVRKGAPELSESEPPSPPAVSEPALERLATLLEATAGFNLRAYKRGTVGRRLLRRSVLGGHASVEAYLEGLSAAPAEQKAVVRDLLISVTDFFRDAGAFEVLRRSVIERLIDDAQSGESVRVWVAGCATGEEAYSLAIELLAMSERKGKQVKVQVFATDVDEEALSIARLGIYAPGLVESVPRAWLETYFAPVEGRGYQVRPVLRDVVSFAVHDVTKDPPFSRMNLVSCRNVLIYLLPHAQEHVLGALHFSLLPQGTLFLGSSETTGPQRDLFSTQSKAWRLFRKVGPSRSVRLPTGAYRPYAPNVAEAFSGRAAGDGPPRLPRRVPGAAELARRALMHARIAPSLVIAEGGQVLYMHGELRPFLRFPEGEPRFELASLVSPELATRTRAALHKCRREGQSVMAYSSLEGSKSDRVKITATPAPDLGEGTVILSFELVKDSAALAMPPDSPAEESVIEQLETELRATREDLRDTVEELESSTQELRSAHEEAISMNEELQSANEELEATTEELRSLNEELTTVNAQLREKVDQVERAHDDLSNFLTSTKIATIFLDERLSIKKFTPAAQELLQIDRADEGRFVGAIARELLQDGLVDEVKDVLENLTPRVRDQHTRDGRWITRRILPYRTDKRRIEGAVVTWTDVTELKLLTERLTVRERQQAVVARMGLHALEETNLQRFFDQCVVEIQQTLDVELCKLLELQPDHEVMLIRAGVGWKTGLVGNASVPAGIGSQAGYTLNAKAPVLVEDLREERRFTGPHLLLEHGVRSGMSCVIGGADEPYGVIGVHARSPRVFTPEDADFLLACAAVLAAAITRHESRTRMLLERAVAGALVDAETLSEALARIHAALVRELDVTVGEFWAPEAGGDFVRTELLSPSPSDELRFEAALAPARFSPGQGFVGRVATNRASEWLSSLQNPAQFARVDAARELGLRSGLAVPVVSGGDLLGVFTVFSTARLHADSSFLRSLDGIGRSLGDFVRRKEVERRYQTTVEAAPSGIAERSLDGHLLRVNERFCEIVGYPADELTHQGFQRLVYADDVAQEDQLFSKLRDEGNPSYDTEMRYVRKDGGVVWVSLSAARVSTASGLPDHVILVVDDISQRKATEQALRESEERFRLMLLRSPAPMMVYDDAGRVVALSRSWERVTGYSVDELPRVEDWMRRVFRMKDPEIEQAIVATWSQPASEREREVEAWRKDGSSTTLLVRAGSLGSTWEGRQLRVVAALDIEERRRFERQLLEASRQKDEFIAMLGHELRNPLAAVRSATELLKRTGVEDARLQRVFGVLDRQTNHMARLLDGLLDISRIIHGKIVLETQIVDLSALVRQVIADAQPRLGPGQNLRSEVAEPALVVEGDPVRLTQIVDNLISNAIKYTPADGCISVTLTGEGSEAVLQVKDSGEGIDPQLLPNLFKPFQQGHQSLDRKQGGLGLGLALVKVLADMHGGQVHAQGGGAGRGASFVVRLPLTAKRLPIALHGRPTPGPRKVLVIEDNLDAAEALRDALEAEGHTVVLAPDGRQGLEAARSQAPDAIFCDIGLPDGFTGYDVAKALRSDPLTRDLYIVALTGYGRDEDRGRCEAVGFNVHLTKPVSLDEIEATLARAPCHPA is encoded by the coding sequence GTGGCCCCTCTTCTCGCCCCGTCCGTCGCCGCCGCGTGCGGCGGGGCGGTCACTTGCGCCCGCGGCTCGATGACTGAGGCGGCGGCGAAAGAGGTCCGCTTGGTGGTAGGCGTGGGGGCCTCGGCCGGAGGGCTGGAGGCGTTCAAGCGCCTGCTCTTTGGCGTGCCGTCTGACGCTGGCATGACCTTCCTGCTGGTTCAGCACCTGGACCCGCGCCGCGAAAGCCTGCTCGCCGAGCTGCTGACCCCCTGCACGGCGATGAGGGTCAAGCAGGCCGAGGCCGACGAGGCGCTCGAGGCGAATACGGTGTACGTGATCCCGCCTGATGCTTCGATGGCCGTGCGCGACGGAAAGATCGAGCTCAGCCCGCCCGTGATTCACAGAGGCGCGCGCTTGGCGGTGGATCACCTGTTTCGGTCTTTGGCCCGCGAGTACGGGCCGCGCGCCGTGGGCATCGTGCTCTCGGGCGCGGGCAGCGACGGCAGCGCCGGGCTTCGTGATCTCAAGGCCGCGGGGGGCATGGTGCTCGTTCAGGATCCGGTCACCGCCGCACAGCCGGGAATGCCCCAAAGTGCCATTGCGACCGGCGCGGTCGACCTCGTGTCGCCCATCGAGGGCATGCCGGTGGCTCTGCAACGCTTCGATGAGCTTCCCGAGCTCGTGCGCAAAGGCGCTCCCGAGCTGTCGGAATCCGAGCCTCCCTCTCCGCCGGCGGTGAGTGAGCCAGCCCTCGAGCGGCTTGCGACGCTTCTCGAGGCCACGGCAGGCTTCAATCTGCGCGCCTACAAGCGGGGAACCGTCGGCCGGCGGCTGTTGCGCCGGTCCGTGCTGGGGGGGCACGCGAGTGTCGAGGCCTACCTCGAAGGTCTCTCAGCCGCTCCGGCTGAACAAAAGGCGGTAGTGCGCGACCTGCTCATCAGCGTCACCGACTTCTTTCGGGACGCCGGCGCGTTCGAGGTGCTTCGCAGAAGCGTGATCGAGCGGCTGATCGACGACGCGCAGAGCGGCGAGAGCGTGCGGGTGTGGGTTGCGGGCTGTGCCACGGGAGAGGAAGCCTATTCGCTCGCGATCGAGCTTCTGGCGATGTCCGAGCGAAAAGGCAAGCAAGTGAAGGTGCAGGTCTTCGCCACTGACGTGGATGAAGAAGCGCTGTCGATCGCTCGCCTTGGCATCTACGCCCCCGGTCTCGTGGAGAGCGTGCCTCGCGCCTGGCTCGAAACCTACTTTGCGCCCGTTGAGGGACGCGGGTACCAGGTGCGGCCGGTCTTGCGGGACGTGGTTTCCTTCGCGGTCCACGACGTGACGAAGGATCCCCCGTTCTCACGGATGAACCTCGTGAGCTGTCGCAACGTGCTCATCTACTTGCTCCCGCATGCCCAGGAGCACGTGCTGGGTGCGTTGCATTTCTCGCTTTTGCCGCAAGGCACACTGTTCCTGGGCTCGTCCGAGACCACGGGCCCTCAACGGGACCTCTTCTCCACGCAGTCGAAGGCGTGGCGCCTTTTCAGGAAGGTGGGCCCCTCACGAAGCGTACGCCTTCCCACGGGCGCCTACCGGCCGTACGCGCCCAACGTCGCCGAGGCGTTTTCGGGTCGGGCTGCAGGGGACGGCCCCCCACGCCTGCCGCGTCGTGTGCCCGGGGCTGCGGAGCTTGCCCGGCGGGCGCTGATGCACGCCCGCATCGCGCCGAGCCTCGTCATCGCCGAGGGCGGACAGGTGTTGTACATGCACGGCGAGCTTCGTCCCTTTCTGCGCTTTCCCGAGGGCGAGCCTCGCTTCGAGCTGGCGTCGCTGGTATCGCCCGAACTCGCCACGCGTACGCGGGCGGCTCTGCACAAGTGTCGTCGGGAAGGCCAATCTGTCATGGCGTATTCGAGCCTCGAGGGCTCGAAGAGCGATCGGGTGAAGATCACCGCCACCCCGGCTCCGGACCTGGGCGAAGGCACCGTCATCTTGAGCTTCGAGCTCGTCAAGGACAGCGCCGCCCTCGCCATGCCGCCCGACAGCCCGGCTGAGGAGTCCGTCATCGAGCAGCTCGAGACGGAGCTGCGCGCCACCCGCGAGGATCTGCGCGATACGGTGGAAGAGCTCGAGTCATCGACCCAGGAGCTTCGCTCGGCTCACGAGGAAGCGATATCGATGAACGAAGAGCTGCAATCGGCGAACGAAGAGCTCGAGGCGACCACGGAGGAGCTGCGCTCTCTCAACGAGGAGCTGACCACCGTCAACGCCCAGCTTCGCGAAAAAGTAGATCAGGTCGAACGGGCGCACGACGATCTATCCAACTTTCTCACCAGCACCAAGATCGCCACGATCTTCCTGGACGAGCGGCTTTCGATCAAGAAGTTCACGCCGGCAGCGCAGGAGCTCCTGCAGATCGATCGGGCGGACGAGGGGCGCTTCGTGGGAGCCATTGCGCGAGAGCTGCTGCAGGATGGTTTGGTCGACGAGGTCAAGGACGTGCTCGAGAACCTCACCCCTCGTGTACGCGACCAACACACCCGGGACGGGCGCTGGATCACCCGGCGCATCCTGCCTTACCGCACCGACAAGCGCCGTATCGAGGGGGCCGTGGTGACGTGGACCGACGTGACGGAGCTAAAGCTCCTCACGGAGCGGCTCACCGTCAGGGAGCGCCAGCAGGCCGTGGTGGCGCGCATGGGTTTGCATGCGTTGGAAGAGACGAACCTTCAGCGTTTTTTCGATCAGTGTGTGGTCGAGATCCAGCAGACGCTGGACGTCGAGTTGTGCAAGCTCCTGGAGCTACAGCCCGATCACGAGGTGATGCTGATCCGCGCCGGCGTCGGGTGGAAAACGGGGCTCGTGGGGAACGCCAGCGTGCCTGCGGGCATTGGGTCACAGGCGGGCTACACGCTGAACGCGAAGGCGCCCGTGTTGGTCGAGGACTTACGGGAGGAACGGCGCTTTACGGGGCCACACTTGCTCCTGGAGCACGGTGTGCGCAGTGGCATGTCATGTGTGATCGGAGGGGCGGATGAACCTTACGGGGTCATTGGCGTGCACGCGCGGTCTCCTCGGGTGTTCACGCCGGAAGACGCCGATTTCCTCTTGGCGTGCGCCGCCGTCCTGGCCGCCGCCATTACAAGGCACGAAAGCCGCACACGCATGTTGCTCGAGCGTGCCGTGGCGGGGGCCCTCGTGGACGCCGAAACCCTGAGCGAGGCTCTTGCGCGCATCCATGCCGCGTTGGTGCGCGAGCTTGACGTGACGGTCGGCGAGTTCTGGGCGCCCGAGGCGGGAGGCGATTTCGTTCGCACGGAGTTGCTTTCGCCTTCTCCATCCGACGAGCTGCGGTTCGAGGCCGCGCTCGCCCCCGCGCGGTTTTCGCCAGGGCAGGGGTTCGTGGGTCGGGTGGCCACCAACCGGGCCTCGGAGTGGCTCTCGTCGCTCCAGAACCCGGCCCAGTTCGCCAGGGTCGACGCCGCGCGGGAGCTGGGGCTACGTTCGGGTTTGGCCGTTCCCGTCGTCAGCGGAGGCGATCTTTTGGGTGTGTTCACCGTCTTTTCGACCGCCCGCTTACACGCGGACTCTTCGTTCTTGCGCAGCCTCGATGGCATCGGCCGCTCGCTCGGAGATTTCGTGCGCCGCAAGGAGGTCGAGCGGCGCTACCAGACCACGGTGGAAGCCGCGCCGAGTGGCATTGCGGAGCGCTCCCTCGATGGACACCTCCTGCGGGTCAACGAACGCTTCTGCGAGATCGTTGGTTACCCGGCCGATGAGCTCACGCATCAAGGGTTTCAGCGGCTGGTCTACGCGGACGACGTGGCGCAAGAGGACCAGCTGTTCAGCAAGCTCCGGGATGAGGGCAATCCCAGTTACGACACGGAGATGCGTTATGTACGCAAGGACGGCGGGGTCGTCTGGGTGAGCCTGAGCGCCGCCCGCGTGAGCACGGCCTCTGGCCTTCCCGACCACGTCATCTTGGTGGTAGATGACATCTCCCAGCGCAAGGCGACGGAACAGGCCTTGAGGGAGTCTGAGGAGCGGTTCCGCCTCATGTTGCTGCGGTCTCCTGCGCCCATGATGGTCTACGACGACGCGGGGCGGGTGGTGGCGCTGAGCCGCTCGTGGGAGCGTGTCACGGGGTATTCCGTGGACGAGTTGCCCCGCGTGGAGGATTGGATGCGCCGGGTGTTCCGCATGAAGGACCCGGAGATCGAACAAGCCATTGTCGCCACCTGGTCGCAACCGGCGAGCGAGCGTGAGCGCGAGGTAGAGGCGTGGCGCAAGGATGGCTCCTCCACGACGTTGCTGGTGCGGGCGGGATCGTTGGGGAGCACCTGGGAGGGACGTCAGCTGCGTGTGGTGGCCGCCCTCGATATCGAGGAGCGGCGTCGGTTCGAGCGGCAGCTGCTCGAGGCCAGCCGCCAAAAGGACGAGTTCATCGCGATGCTGGGCCACGAGCTGCGCAACCCCTTGGCAGCCGTGCGAAGCGCCACGGAGCTGCTCAAGCGGACGGGGGTCGAGGACGCACGCCTCCAGCGCGTGTTCGGTGTGCTGGATCGACAGACGAACCACATGGCGCGCTTGCTCGACGGGCTCCTCGACATCTCGCGCATCATCCACGGCAAGATCGTGCTCGAGACGCAGATCGTGGATCTCTCGGCGCTGGTGCGGCAGGTGATTGCGGACGCGCAGCCACGCCTCGGGCCCGGCCAAAACCTGCGAAGCGAGGTGGCCGAACCTGCCTTGGTGGTGGAGGGCGATCCGGTGCGGCTCACGCAGATCGTGGACAACTTGATCTCGAACGCAATCAAGTACACGCCCGCCGATGGCTGTATCTCCGTCACGCTCACGGGGGAAGGCAGCGAGGCGGTCTTGCAGGTGAAGGACAGCGGCGAAGGCATCGATCCCCAGCTGCTGCCGAATTTGTTCAAGCCGTTTCAGCAAGGACATCAGAGCCTCGACCGGAAGCAAGGGGGCCTGGGGTTGGGGCTGGCGCTCGTGAAGGTGCTGGCCGACATGCACGGGGGGCAGGTGCACGCGCAGGGCGGGGGTGCGGGGCGTGGGGCTTCGTTCGTGGTGCGGTTGCCCCTCACCGCCAAGCGCCTGCCCATCGCTCTGCACGGGCGCCCGACGCCCGGGCCCCGCAAGGTGCTGGTCATCGAAGACAACCTCGATGCGGCCGAGGCGCTGCGGGACGCGCTCGAGGCCGAGGGACACACCGTGGTTTTGGCGCCCGACGGCCGCCAAGGGCTCGAAGCGGCACGCTCCCAGGCGCCGGATGCCATCTTTTGTGACATCGGCTTGCCCGATGGCTTCACCGGCTACGATGTGGCGAAGGCCCTCCGCTCGGACCCGCTCACCCGCGATCTCTATATCGTGGCGTTGACCGGCTACGGGCGCGACGAAGACAGGGGGCGCTGCGAGGCGGTGGGCTTCAACGTGCACCTGACAAAGCCGGTCTCGCTCGATGAGATCGAGGCCACGCTGGCCCGGGCGCCTTGCCACCCCGCCTGA
- a CDS encoding ABC transporter ATP-binding protein — protein sequence MSDDALVAHLHARVGTLELDVSLALAPGPLVLVGPNGAGKSTLLALLLGIVPVRTGRITVGATTLLDTDQKLNVPVELRRLAYVPQSYALFPHLDVRANVAFALASASPELSRREARARVNTTLAGLELLALAHRSPQTLSGGEQQRVALARALCVHPRALLLDEPLAALDVSSRQAVRNHLRDHLQALALPSLLVTHDARDAHALGARIAVMEAGRISQIGEWDELCERPATAFVRAFTASGRD from the coding sequence ATGAGCGACGACGCCTTGGTTGCGCACCTGCATGCGCGGGTGGGCACGCTGGAGCTGGACGTCAGCTTGGCGCTCGCACCGGGCCCGCTCGTGCTCGTGGGGCCGAACGGCGCCGGCAAGAGCACGTTGCTCGCGCTCCTCCTGGGCATTGTGCCCGTGCGCACGGGGCGCATCACGGTGGGAGCCACCACGCTGCTCGACACGGACCAGAAGCTCAACGTGCCGGTGGAGCTCCGGCGCTTGGCCTACGTGCCCCAAAGCTACGCTCTCTTTCCTCATCTCGACGTAAGGGCCAACGTGGCCTTCGCCCTCGCGAGCGCCAGCCCCGAGCTGTCGCGCCGCGAGGCCCGCGCGCGGGTGAACACGACGCTCGCGGGGCTCGAGCTTTTGGCTCTGGCACACCGCAGTCCACAGACCTTGTCGGGCGGAGAACAACAGCGTGTCGCGCTCGCACGCGCCTTGTGCGTACACCCCCGCGCCCTGCTCCTCGACGAGCCTTTGGCCGCGCTCGACGTGTCGTCCCGCCAGGCGGTTCGCAACCACCTGAGGGACCACCTGCAGGCGTTGGCCCTGCCGAGCCTTCTCGTCACGCACGACGCCCGGGATGCGCACGCGCTGGGCGCGCGCATCGCCGTGATGGAGGCGGGCCGCATCAGCCAAATCGGAGAGTGGGACGAGCTTTGCGAGCGCCCCGCCACCGCGTTCGTGCGTGCGTTCACCGCCAGCGGGCGAGACTGA
- a CDS encoding ABC transporter permease gives MNLPRRWPSQIEGQRLLLGALGALLVVFLLVPLLALFVTASPGQLAEGLRHPLVWPALGLSLSTTSLSLLLVLGFGTPLSWVLAHSRTSGARALETCLQLPMVVPPAVAGVALLLAFGRRGLLASWAYPEGWSVAFTTAAVVMAQTFVSAPFFLQAATAAFRRLDPNLLVVARTFGASPLRVFIRVGLPLAGPGLVTGAAMSWARALGEFGATLMFAGNLEGHTQTLPLAIYTALASDLRAAQALSVILVVVAFALLLGVRGVFHRTAAKEPRT, from the coding sequence ATGAACCTGCCGCGGCGGTGGCCCTCGCAGATCGAGGGGCAGCGCCTGCTGCTGGGCGCGCTCGGGGCGTTGCTGGTGGTGTTTTTACTCGTTCCCCTGCTGGCGCTTTTCGTGACCGCCTCGCCGGGCCAGCTGGCCGAAGGACTACGGCACCCTCTCGTTTGGCCGGCGTTGGGCTTGAGCCTGTCCACCACGTCCTTGTCCTTGCTGCTCGTGCTGGGCTTCGGCACGCCCCTTTCGTGGGTGCTGGCACACAGCCGCACCTCCGGGGCCCGGGCGCTCGAGACCTGCTTGCAGCTGCCGATGGTGGTTCCGCCCGCAGTGGCCGGCGTGGCGCTCCTGCTGGCCTTCGGTCGGCGCGGCCTGCTTGCAAGCTGGGCCTACCCCGAAGGCTGGTCGGTGGCGTTCACCACGGCCGCCGTGGTCATGGCGCAGACGTTCGTTTCCGCCCCCTTCTTTCTTCAAGCCGCCACGGCCGCGTTTCGCCGCCTGGATCCGAACCTCTTGGTGGTCGCACGCACCTTCGGGGCCTCTCCTTTGCGTGTGTTCATACGTGTGGGCTTGCCGCTCGCGGGCCCTGGCCTTGTGACAGGCGCGGCGATGAGCTGGGCGCGGGCGCTGGGCGAGTTCGGCGCCACCTTGATGTTCGCGGGCAACCTCGAAGGCCACACCCAGACCTTGCCGCTCGCCATCTACACGGCGCTCGCCTCCGATCTGCGCGCGGCCCAGGCGCTCTCGGTGATTCTGGTGGTGGTGGCGTTCGCCTTGCTCTTGGGCGTGCGCGGCGTGTTCCACCGAACCGCCGCCAAGGAGCCGCGCACATGA
- the modA gene encoding molybdate ABC transporter substrate-binding protein, translating to MHPRTFPSAPCHAPRFARCTLILGAVCLSFVGLACRDRAPPAPAQRELVVFAAASLRDVFGALARPFTQAHPGAHVTFNFAGTQELRAQIEHGAAFDVLAAADERHVEALVRARLIREPIVFARNEPVLVVSLEAASRLHRFEDLPFAGSLVVGAPEVPIGRYTRQVLDRASSVLGPAFRAQVLDRIVSHELNVRHVLNKVRLGEAEAGIVYRTDARMAAATVIERPIPSAYSVGAVYPIAVAEEAAQRELARMWVAFVRSAPGRGILRSAGFEPAEAP from the coding sequence ATGCACCCTCGGACGTTCCCATCTGCCCCTTGTCATGCCCCACGGTTTGCGCGGTGCACGCTCATTCTCGGGGCGGTCTGCCTCTCGTTCGTGGGGCTGGCCTGCCGCGACCGCGCCCCGCCCGCCCCGGCGCAGCGGGAGCTCGTGGTGTTCGCGGCCGCCTCGTTACGTGACGTCTTCGGTGCCCTGGCGCGCCCGTTCACGCAGGCCCATCCTGGCGCTCACGTCACGTTCAACTTCGCGGGGACCCAGGAGCTTCGTGCTCAGATCGAACACGGCGCCGCCTTCGATGTGCTCGCGGCGGCCGATGAGCGCCACGTCGAGGCCCTGGTGCGCGCACGCCTCATCAGAGAGCCCATCGTCTTCGCCCGCAATGAACCCGTGCTCGTGGTGAGCCTGGAGGCCGCAAGCCGCTTGCATCGCTTCGAGGACCTTCCTTTCGCAGGCAGCCTCGTCGTCGGCGCCCCCGAGGTGCCGATCGGAAGGTACACACGGCAGGTCCTCGACAGGGCCTCGTCCGTGCTGGGGCCCGCGTTCCGGGCGCAGGTCTTGGATAGGATTGTCTCGCACGAGCTCAACGTGCGACACGTTCTCAACAAAGTCCGGCTCGGCGAAGCGGAGGCAGGGATCGTCTACCGCACGGACGCCCGGATGGCGGCGGCGACCGTGATCGAGCGGCCGATCCCCTCCGCCTACAGCGTCGGGGCCGTTTACCCCATCGCCGTGGCCGAAGAGGCCGCGCAGCGCGAGCTGGCCCGGATGTGGGTGGCGTTCGTGCGCTCGGCGCCCGGCAGGGGCATCCTGCGCAGTGCGGGCTTCGAGCCCGCGGAGGCGCCATGA
- a CDS encoding alginate export family protein — protein sequence MSRASQSTRMVVGALLGTWLALAPCHGGLAAEEPLRIGPALGVPPGVRLGLEQRSRFEHLENEFHASAGPNATALVLRTLVFAEFSAGPWALGLELQDARAFAREGTPLSPTLVNAAEPLRAYLAYRTHDVWAAHDTLAVSAGRLTLDLGSRRLAARNAYRNTINGFTGLHVDWRAATQQVTCFAVLPVERSPTGLDALANNAFALDREATGALFWGALASSAVGAGIALELYVFALHEADRAGQPSQNRRVFTPGVRLFRQPIAGAFDFQLELMLQRGRSRASLTGSDVTDLRHEASFVHAAFGYEARLAPRPRLILVYDRASGDGDPSDRVNGRFDTLFGARRFDLGPTSLWGALARSNLESPGLAFNLTPHERLDAFGTFRLAYLASARDAWGPAGLRDPTGAAGRFIGQQFEAGIRWQVVPGNLSLELGAAILWRGRFAKTAPGTRPGDPLYVYSQVTGTI from the coding sequence GTGAGCCGAGCCTCGCAGTCGACGAGGATGGTCGTGGGTGCCCTCCTTGGCACCTGGCTGGCCCTTGCCCCGTGTCACGGCGGGCTGGCCGCGGAAGAACCGCTGCGGATCGGGCCGGCGCTGGGTGTGCCTCCCGGGGTGCGTCTCGGCCTCGAGCAGCGTAGCCGCTTCGAGCACCTGGAAAACGAGTTTCATGCCAGCGCCGGTCCCAACGCCACGGCCCTGGTGCTGCGTACCCTCGTGTTCGCGGAGTTCAGCGCCGGGCCTTGGGCGCTGGGCCTCGAGCTTCAAGACGCCCGGGCCTTTGCCCGCGAGGGCACGCCCTTGTCCCCCACGCTGGTGAACGCCGCCGAGCCCCTGCGCGCGTACCTGGCCTACCGCACGCACGACGTATGGGCGGCCCACGATACGTTGGCCGTCTCGGCGGGGCGGCTCACGCTGGACCTCGGCAGCCGCCGATTGGCCGCGAGAAACGCCTATCGCAACACCATCAACGGCTTCACGGGCCTTCACGTCGACTGGCGCGCGGCCACGCAGCAGGTGACCTGCTTTGCGGTGCTGCCGGTCGAAAGATCCCCCACGGGCCTCGACGCCCTCGCGAACAACGCCTTCGCGCTTGACCGCGAGGCCACGGGGGCCCTGTTCTGGGGCGCCCTTGCGTCCTCGGCGGTCGGGGCTGGGATCGCGCTCGAACTTTACGTCTTCGCTCTGCACGAAGCGGATCGGGCCGGGCAGCCCTCGCAGAACCGCCGCGTGTTCACCCCCGGCGTGCGCTTGTTTCGTCAGCCCATCGCCGGGGCCTTCGACTTTCAGCTGGAGCTGATGCTGCAGCGAGGACGATCACGTGCAAGCCTCACCGGGAGCGATGTCACGGATCTTCGTCACGAAGCGAGCTTCGTGCATGCGGCCTTTGGCTACGAGGCAAGGCTCGCCCCCAGGCCGCGGCTGATCCTGGTCTACGATCGGGCCAGCGGAGATGGTGACCCCAGCGACCGGGTGAACGGACGCTTCGATACGCTCTTTGGGGCGCGCCGCTTCGATCTCGGGCCTACCAGCCTTTGGGGTGCGCTTGCCCGTAGCAATCTCGAAAGCCCTGGTCTGGCCTTCAACCTGACACCCCACGAGCGCCTCGACGCGTTTGGCACGTTCCGTCTGGCGTATCTCGCATCGGCACGTGATGCGTGGGGTCCGGCGGGCCTCCGCGATCCCACGGGCGCCGCCGGACGCTTCATTGGCCAACAGTTCGAGGCCGGCATCCGTTGGCAGGTGGTGCCCGGCAACCTCAGCCTCGAGCTCGGCGCCGCGATCCTGTGGCGAGGTCGTTTTGCAAAAACGGCCCCGGGCACGCGCCCCGGCGATCCGCTTTACGTCTACAGCCAGGTGACGGGGACGATTTAG
- a CDS encoding helix-turn-helix domain-containing protein, whose translation MPPPPHLRARRVALGLSQAKLAAQVQLSRQALGAIEAGRAVPGVDVALRLARALEAQVEALFGAGPVTGPPALGVELAEGPRTERLQLTRLRGRWIGHAMVPEAGPAAADALLARRRDTQAEVETLRPLRELEDHVLLLGCASALGVLADRLNRAKGPGTFSWVPRTSTAALAALGRGHTLLAGLHLVDARTGEANVAHVRRLEASEPIRLVTLATWQVGLVVRPSDRGKIQGIPDLARRGVRLAVREPGAGAQHLLERHLRQEGLALAVARRAHYAAAGHLDLARAVARGAADAGVTTRDAALTFGLHFLPLAEERYDVAFFATEAGDVRLERLFDTLVSAPFRRELDRLGYDARPAGGLAAEVRGGGGSP comes from the coding sequence ATGCCTCCTCCGCCGCACCTGCGCGCGCGCCGCGTAGCCCTGGGCCTCTCCCAGGCCAAGCTGGCGGCGCAGGTCCAGCTGAGCCGCCAAGCCCTGGGGGCCATCGAGGCAGGCCGCGCCGTGCCGGGTGTCGACGTGGCGTTGCGGCTGGCCCGAGCCCTCGAGGCGCAGGTCGAAGCGCTGTTCGGCGCAGGCCCGGTCACGGGGCCTCCCGCGCTGGGGGTCGAGCTGGCGGAAGGCCCCCGCACGGAGCGGCTGCAGCTCACGCGCCTGCGCGGGCGATGGATAGGCCACGCGATGGTGCCCGAAGCCGGGCCCGCGGCCGCCGACGCCCTGCTCGCGCGGCGCAGGGATACGCAGGCCGAGGTCGAGACCTTGCGCCCGCTCCGCGAACTCGAGGACCACGTGCTGCTCCTCGGCTGCGCCAGCGCGCTCGGCGTTTTGGCCGATCGGCTCAACCGGGCGAAGGGTCCCGGGACCTTCTCCTGGGTGCCTCGCACGAGCACCGCCGCCCTGGCGGCGCTCGGCCGCGGGCACACCCTGCTCGCCGGTCTTCACCTCGTAGACGCCCGCACGGGCGAGGCCAACGTGGCCCACGTGCGCCGCCTGGAAGCGTCCGAGCCCATTCGTCTCGTGACCCTGGCTACCTGGCAGGTGGGTCTCGTGGTGCGCCCGAGCGATCGAGGCAAGATCCAGGGGATCCCCGATCTCGCCCGGCGTGGGGTGCGCCTGGCGGTACGAGAGCCGGGGGCAGGCGCGCAGCACCTGCTCGAACGTCACCTGCGCCAGGAGGGCTTGGCCCTGGCGGTGGCCCGGAGGGCGCACTACGCAGCGGCGGGGCATCTCGACCTGGCGCGTGCCGTGGCGCGGGGAGCGGCGGATGCGGGCGTTACCACCCGCGATGCGGCCCTCACCTTCGGACTGCACTTCCTCCCGCTCGCCGAGGAGCGCTACGACGTGGCCTTTTTTGCGACCGAGGCGGGCGACGTGCGCCTCGAGAGGCTCTTCGACACCTTGGTCTCGGCCCCGTTTCGGCGCGAGCTCGATCGCCTCGGCTATGACGCCCGACCTGCGGGAGGGCTCGCGGCCGAGGTGAGGGGGGGCGGAGGGTCGCCGTGA